GCAGCGCTCGACGTGACGCAGGAACTCCAGACCGAGCCCTCTACCCTCGCTGGCGCCCTCGATCAGACCGGGGACATCCGCCACCGTGTAGCGGAAGTCGCCCACCTGCACCACGCCGAGGTTGGGGTGAAGGGTGGTGAAGGGGTAGTCGGCGATCTTCGGTCGAGCCGCGGAGATCGCGCTGATCAGACTGGACTTCCCCGCGGACGGATAGCCGACGAGAGCGACGTCGGCGACCGTCTTGAGCTCGAGGACCACGTCGCCCTCGAAGCCCGGCGTGCCGAGCAGTGCGAAGCCGGGGGCCTTGCGCTTCGGCGTCGCGAGAGCCGCATTGCCCAGGCCGCCCTGCCCGCCCTTCGCCACGACGAAGCGCTCACCCGGCACGACGAGGTCTGCGAGGATCTCGCCCTCGGGGGTCTTGACCACGGTGCCGACGGGAACCGGGAGCTCGACGTCCTCACCGGCGTACCCGGAGCGGTGGTCGCCCATGCCGAAGCCTCCGTTCGGCGAGGTGCGGTGCGGTGAGTGGTGGTACGACAGCAGCGTGCCCGTCTGCGGGTCGGCGACGAGAACGATGTCGCCGCCGTCTCCGCCGTTGCCGCCGTCGGGACCACCCAGCGGCTTGAACTTCTCGCGATGCACCGAGACACAGCCGTTGCCGCCCTTACCGGCGCGCAGGTGCAGCGTCACGGTGTCGACGAAGCTGACCATGTCTCTCTCCTCGATGACGGCCCCGATGCCGCGGGGCGTGGATAGACGAATTCGGGGCGAGCCGAAGCCCGCCCCGAACCGGATGTCTCGTGTCGCGCTGCGGTCACTCCGCAGCGGCGACGATGTTGACGACCTTGCGGCCGCCCTTCGCGCCGAACTGCACCGCACCCGCGGCCAGAGCGAACAGCGTGTCGTCGCCACCACGGCCGACGTTCACGCCGGGGTGGAAGTGAGTGCCACGCTGGCGGACGATGATCTCGCCGGCGAGGACCTGCTGGCCGCCGAAGCGCTTGACGCCGAGTCGCTGTGCGTTGGAGTCACGACCGTTGCGGGTCGAGCTCGCGCCCTTTTTGTGTGCCATGACCTGTCTCCTCGGGTCTTACTTGATGCCGGTGATCTTGACGCGCGTGAGCTCCTGGCGGTGGCCCTGACGCTTCTTGTAGCCGGTCTTGTTCTTGTACTTCTGGATGACGATCTTCGGGCCGCGGAGGTTGCCGATGACCTCGGCGGTGACCTTGACCTTCGCCAGCTTGTCAGCGTCGGTGGTCACCGTGGCGCCGTCGACGAGCAGCACTGCGGGCAGCTCGATCTTCTCGCCCTGGGCAGCCTGAACACGGTCGAGCTGAACGATCGTGCCGACCTCGACCTTCTCCTGCCGCCCACCGGCGCGCACTACTGCGTAAACCACTTCATACCTGTTTCGTTGGGGAGCGCGAGGCTCCGAGAATCTCACGGGAAGACTGTTGCTTGCGTGCGTCGCGGAGCGACGGGTGCGAATACAAGACTTTCCGCTCCGACCGGCGAGGTCGATGCGGCCTACGCACCAAGGGACTACTTTACCGGATGCCTAGGCGCGGCGCAAAACGTCCGGAGGCGCGTGTCCGGCCCTAGGCTGGCGACATGACCGTGCTCGTCGACGACCCACGCTGGCCCGCCCACGGACGCCTCTGGGCGCACCTGGTGAGCGATGCGAGTCTCGACGAGCTGCACGCCTTCGCGCGCGCCAACGAGGTGCCGGCGCGAGCCTTCGACCTCGACCATTACGACGTGCCGGAGGAACTGGTCCCCCGGCTGGTCTCCGCAGGCGCCGAGCGCGTCGACGGCAAGGAGCTGGTGCGCCGCCTGATCGCCTCAGGCCTGCGCATCCCCGCTCGTGATCGGCGCTGACGTCTCCGTGTTCACGGAGATCGGCGTGCCGGTCAGCGCCGCCGTGGTCACCCTGCGTCGCGCGCGGCCCTGACCCGGTGCCTTCGGCTCCGGCAGCGCGTCGAGAACGGAGTCGAGCAGCTGTTCGGCCGGGGTCTTCGGCCCCTTGCGCTCGCTCCCCCGCTTCTTGCGGGACTTCTTCGCGCGCTCGGGGACGATCGACTCGGTCTGCACGGTGACCGTGACGACCTCCTGCTGCCCTTCGGCCGGTGGTGCGATGGTCGAGGCGGCGATCTGCGCCAGTGCCGTCTTCGCACCCTCTGGGATGACGTGTGTCGTGCCCGCCACCGGCTGAGAGCTCTGGCTCTGCCCGTTCCCGCCGCGCTGGCGACGGTTCGACGAAGAGTTCCCGTTCGACGAGGAGCGGTGCTTGATCACGGGGTCGTGGTGCACGATCACCCCGCGCCCTGCGCAGACCTCGCATGCCTCACTGAACGTCTCGAGCAGACCGAGCCCGAGCTTCTTGCGCGTCATCTGCACGAGGCCGAGCGAGGTGACCTCGGCGACCTGGTGCTTCGTGCGGTCGCGGCTCAGGCACTCGATGAGCCGGCGCAGCACGAGGTCACGGTTGGATTCCAGCACCATGTCGATGAAGTCGACGACGATGATGCCGCCGATGTCACGCAGACGCAGCTGCCGGACGATCTCCTCCGCGGCTTCGAGATTGTTCTTGGTGACCGTCTCCTCGAGATTGCCGCCCGAACCGACGAACTTGCCGGTGTTGACGTCGACCACGGTCATCGCCTCGGTGCGGTCGATGACGAGCGAACCGCCAGACGGCAGCCAGACCTTGCGATCGAGCGCCTTCTCGATCTGTTCGGTGATGCGGAAGGCGTCGAAGGGGTCCACCTCGTCCGTGTACGGCTCGACGCGCTCGAGCAGGTCGGGAGCGACGCTCTCGAGGTAGGCCGTGATGGTGCGCTGCGCATCCTCGCCCTGGATGAGCATCTTGCCGAAGTCCTCGTTGAAGACGTCACGGACGATCTTGACCAGCAGATCCGGCTCGGCGTGCAGGAGCGCGGGCGCCTGCTGCGTCTCGACCTGCTTCTGGATGTGCTCCCACTGGGTCGTGAGCCGCTGCACGTCACGCGTCAGCTGCTCCTCGGTTGCCCCCTCCGCCGCTGTGCGGACGATGACGCCGGACGACTCGGGCAGCACCTCCTTGAGGATCCGTTTGAGCCGCGCACGCTCGTTGTCGGGGAGCTTCCGGCTGATGCCGTTCATCGATCCGCCGGGAACGTACACGAGGTAGCGGCCGGGGAGGGAGATCTGGCTCGTCAGCCGCGCGCCCTTGTGGCCGACCGGGTCCTTCGTGACCTGCACGAGCACACGGTCCCCCGGCTTGAGCGCCAGCTCGATGCGACGGGGCTGGTTGCCGGTCTCCACGCCGTCCCAGTCCACCTCGCCGGAGTACAGCACGGCGTTGCGTCCGCGCCCGATGTCCACGAACGCGGCCTCCATGCTCGGCAGCACGTTCTGCACGCGACCGAGGTAGACGTTGCCGATCAGCGACGCATCCTGGTTACGGGCGACGTAGTGCTCCACGAGCACGCCGTCTTCGAGCACGCCGATCTGGGTACGGCCGTTCTTGGAGCGCACGACCATCTTGCGGTCGACGGACTCGCGGCGCGCGAGGAACTCGGCCTCGGTCACGACGGGACGACGGCGCCCGGCGTCACGCCCGTCGCGTCGGCGCTGCTTCTTCGCCTCGAGACGCGTTGAGCCCTTGATGGCCTTCGGCTCGGTGATGTACTCGACGACGCGCTGCCGCTGGCGCGGCTCGGAGCGCTCATCATCGGAATCGGAGCCGCCCCGGCGGCGCCGACCGCGACGGCCGGATGCCGGCTCCTCCTGGTCACGGGCGACGTCTCGGTCGCGGCCGGGGCGTGCGGGGAGCGGCACGATCTCCGGTGCGTAGAAGTGCAGCTGGGTGGACACCCGCGAGACGAAGACCTCGGGCAGCAGCCCCAGCGACACGGCCGTCACCGGTGCGGGCGGCTCGGGCTCGGAGACCTCGGGAGTCCCCGACTCGGGAGTCGCCGCCTCCGGAGTCACCGTCTCGGCCACCGGCTGGGCGGGGGCGGCATCCGCACCATCCGCGTCAGCCTCCACCCCGGCACGCTCGTCCTCGGTCGACGGGGCCTCGGCGGGCTCAGCTTCGGCGGGCTCAGCCTCGGTCGACTCGGCCTCGGCAGGCTCAGTCGCACTGGCGTCAGCTTCAGCAGCCTCGACCTCAGCAGGCTCGGTCCC
This Microbacterium sp. XT11 DNA region includes the following protein-coding sequences:
- a CDS encoding Rne/Rng family ribonuclease: MADDNNDYDAPTLDFPADADAPAEVTAGRDDEAAGAPSQEARSSEEPLGDSPADTAGTEPAEVEAAEADASATEPAEAESTEAEPAEAEPAEAPSTEDERAGVEADADGADAAPAQPVAETVTPEAATPESGTPEVSEPEPPAPVTAVSLGLLPEVFVSRVSTQLHFYAPEIVPLPARPGRDRDVARDQEEPASGRRGRRRRGGSDSDDERSEPRQRQRVVEYITEPKAIKGSTRLEAKKQRRRDGRDAGRRRPVVTEAEFLARRESVDRKMVVRSKNGRTQIGVLEDGVLVEHYVARNQDASLIGNVYLGRVQNVLPSMEAAFVDIGRGRNAVLYSGEVDWDGVETGNQPRRIELALKPGDRVLVQVTKDPVGHKGARLTSQISLPGRYLVYVPGGSMNGISRKLPDNERARLKRILKEVLPESSGVIVRTAAEGATEEQLTRDVQRLTTQWEHIQKQVETQQAPALLHAEPDLLVKIVRDVFNEDFGKMLIQGEDAQRTITAYLESVAPDLLERVEPYTDEVDPFDAFRITEQIEKALDRKVWLPSGGSLVIDRTEAMTVVDVNTGKFVGSGGNLEETVTKNNLEAAEEIVRQLRLRDIGGIIVVDFIDMVLESNRDLVLRRLIECLSRDRTKHQVAEVTSLGLVQMTRKKLGLGLLETFSEACEVCAGRGVIVHHDPVIKHRSSSNGNSSSNRRQRGGNGQSQSSQPVAGTTHVIPEGAKTALAQIAASTIAPPAEGQQEVVTVTVQTESIVPERAKKSRKKRGSERKGPKTPAEQLLDSVLDALPEPKAPGQGRARRRVTTAALTGTPISVNTETSAPITSGDAQA
- the rpmA gene encoding 50S ribosomal protein L27, encoding MAHKKGASSTRNGRDSNAQRLGVKRFGGQQVLAGEIIVRQRGTHFHPGVNVGRGGDDTLFALAAGAVQFGAKGGRKVVNIVAAAE
- a CDS encoding DUF4031 domain-containing protein, whose amino-acid sequence is MTVLVDDPRWPAHGRLWAHLVSDASLDELHAFARANEVPARAFDLDHYDVPEELVPRLVSAGAERVDGKELVRRLIASGLRIPARDRR
- the rplU gene encoding 50S ribosomal protein L21, coding for MVYAVVRAGGRQEKVEVGTIVQLDRVQAAQGEKIELPAVLLVDGATVTTDADKLAKVKVTAEVIGNLRGPKIVIQKYKNKTGYKKRQGHRQELTRVKITGIK